One genomic window of Evansella cellulosilytica DSM 2522 includes the following:
- a CDS encoding Z1 domain-containing protein, which yields MPATGDKNNMYDQVKEKITDNLTKQSTLKEDTIEKLIEEWKGVIENTPQNLLKIILGLEDEQHIRSLSGEDWNYLKNELEQSFIVKIESGILVTGENQKARDTTWWTSKKQLEIDNYYSSNYMNYMKRNLPTDVLNTIDEDTDAVMNNLADPDLGDFSIYGMVVGHVQSGKTSNYASLICKAADAGYRFIVVIAGALNNLRDQTQKRLDEVFIGANYQGVGQLPGFKREKMPDSLTNADNDFKLETAKARGTTNFENMQLPILVVIKKHTKSLSNLLEWLEKHYKNQIEKAMLVIDDESDYASINTKEEEDPTVINEKIRLLLRKFKKSAYVAYTATPYANIFIDHEAKNEEIGKDLFPEDFIYALEAPSNYFGAEKIFGSEDKKFVVEIPDEDAVYELDDTPYPPGKIPFIIKHKKDYAEELNVLPDTLKDAIHLFLLNIAIRNLRNQRKHNSMLIHISRFTNVHIKVKKLVKEYFEIVKDNILAYGNLDNPDNYSVTIQLMRSTFDTRLEDIEFSFETILRELAEVIELVIIRDAHQKAKDRLVYRDDIQTNVIVIGGLSLSRGYTLEGLSVSYFLRTTVFYDTLMQMGRWFGYRIGYEDLCRIYLTDDLYRKFGFIIEATNDLINRLKDMKQDNLTPRDFGLAVKLHPDSLVQITARNKSKHTEDMYLQMNLDGSMKETGWLNDGEKDISKNEILLRETMNSLLTGGYEHVSKESYVWKNVDKSIVETFVKNYQLYKNDPLGLRSRMPIDFIRKYIQASESNWDVVLFNGKGTESFVYDSITVKRQKRKVKHKEGYFEVTNRQLSRANPERIVMPKEFSNLSSSEMRTKLDKPLLMLHALELRGQNDEFITNAIGFGISFPISGRPQDNMFKVRINNVYKRQLEEALKVENDEIGDYDE from the coding sequence ATGCCAGCAACGGGAGATAAAAATAATATGTATGATCAAGTTAAAGAAAAAATTACAGATAATCTTACAAAACAAAGTACTTTGAAAGAAGATACCATAGAAAAATTAATAGAGGAATGGAAAGGGGTTATAGAAAATACTCCCCAAAATCTATTGAAAATCATCCTTGGACTTGAAGATGAGCAGCATATACGATCTTTAAGTGGAGAGGATTGGAATTACCTTAAGAATGAACTAGAGCAATCTTTTATTGTTAAGATCGAGTCTGGAATTTTGGTAACCGGAGAAAATCAAAAAGCAAGAGATACAACATGGTGGACAAGTAAAAAACAGCTAGAAATTGATAATTATTATTCTTCAAATTACATGAACTATATGAAACGGAATTTGCCAACCGATGTATTGAATACAATAGATGAAGATACAGATGCAGTAATGAATAATTTAGCTGATCCAGATTTAGGTGATTTTTCAATATACGGTATGGTTGTTGGACATGTGCAATCTGGAAAAACATCCAATTATGCTTCTTTGATTTGTAAGGCTGCAGATGCAGGATATAGGTTTATTGTTGTTATTGCTGGGGCGTTAAATAATCTAAGAGATCAGACGCAAAAGAGACTAGACGAAGTTTTTATAGGTGCAAATTATCAAGGTGTTGGTCAATTACCTGGATTTAAAAGAGAAAAAATGCCAGACAGTCTCACTAATGCTGACAATGACTTTAAACTCGAAACAGCAAAAGCCAGAGGAACAACAAACTTCGAAAACATGCAATTACCCATTCTAGTTGTAATAAAGAAGCATACGAAGTCATTATCAAATTTATTAGAATGGTTAGAAAAACATTATAAGAACCAAATTGAAAAAGCTATGTTGGTAATTGACGACGAGTCAGACTATGCATCCATAAATACAAAAGAGGAAGAAGATCCAACGGTAATTAATGAAAAAATACGTCTACTATTAAGGAAATTTAAGAAAAGTGCGTATGTTGCTTATACAGCAACACCATATGCCAATATTTTTATAGATCATGAAGCCAAAAACGAAGAAATAGGTAAAGATTTATTCCCGGAAGATTTCATTTATGCATTAGAAGCGCCTTCCAATTATTTTGGAGCCGAAAAAATATTCGGTAGTGAAGATAAAAAGTTTGTAGTGGAAATACCGGACGAAGATGCAGTTTATGAGTTAGACGATACCCCTTATCCACCAGGAAAAATACCATTTATAATTAAACACAAAAAAGACTATGCTGAAGAACTTAATGTCTTGCCGGATACTCTAAAGGACGCAATTCATTTATTTCTATTAAATATAGCCATTCGAAATTTACGTAATCAAAGGAAGCATAATAGTATGCTTATTCATATTTCCAGATTTACGAATGTCCATATTAAAGTTAAAAAACTTGTTAAAGAGTATTTTGAAATAGTAAAGGATAATATTTTAGCATATGGTAATCTTGATAATCCCGATAATTATTCTGTAACTATTCAGTTAATGAGAAGTACTTTCGACACGAGATTAGAAGATATAGAATTCAGTTTTGAAACTATTTTAAGAGAGTTAGCAGAGGTTATTGAACTTGTAATTATACGTGATGCGCATCAAAAAGCTAAGGACCGTTTAGTGTACAGAGATGATATTCAAACGAATGTAATAGTTATTGGTGGATTAAGCTTATCAAGGGGATATACATTAGAAGGATTAAGTGTTAGTTACTTTTTAAGAACCACTGTTTTTTATGATACATTAATGCAAATGGGACGTTGGTTTGGGTATCGCATTGGATACGAGGACCTTTGTCGTATCTATCTCACGGATGACCTTTATAGAAAGTTTGGTTTTATAATTGAGGCTACAAATGATTTAATTAATAGATTAAAGGATATGAAGCAAGACAATTTAACACCTAGGGATTTTGGTTTAGCTGTTAAGTTGCACCCTGATAGCCTTGTACAAATTACAGCGAGAAATAAATCCAAACATACAGAAGATATGTATTTGCAGATGAATCTAGATGGTTCAATGAAGGAAACTGGATGGTTAAATGATGGAGAAAAAGATATCTCTAAAAATGAAATTCTCTTAAGAGAAACAATGAATAGTTTACTGACTGGCGGATATGAGCATGTCTCTAAGGAAAGCTATGTTTGGAAAAACGTGGACAAGTCTATAGTCGAAACATTTGTAAAGAACTATCAATTATATAAAAATGACCCACTCGGATTAAGGTCGAGAATGCCCATAGATTTTATAAGAAAATATATTCAAGCAAGTGAATCTAATTGGGATGTAGTGTTATTTAATGGTAAAGGAACCGAGAGCTTTGTTTATGACTCAATTACAGTTAAACGTCAAAAGAGAAAAGTAAAACATAAGGAGGGATATTTCGAAGTCACAAACAGACAACTTTCCCGAGCTAATCCTGAGAGAATTGTTATGCCTAAAGAATTCAGTAATTTAAGTTCAAGTGAGATGCGTACAAAACTGGACAAACCTTTACTTATGCTTCATGCACTTGAGCTTAGAGGTCAGAACGATGAATTTATCACTAATGCTATTGGTTTTGGGATAAGTTTTCCTATCTCAGGAAGACCACAAGATAATATGTTTAAAGTTCGTATCAATAATGTATATAAGAGACAACTCGAAGAAGCATTAAAAGTTGAGAATGATGAAATTGGTGACTATGATGAATAA
- a CDS encoding PD-(D/E)XK motif protein, producing the protein MMKLVTMMNNPWTELNYLNKIRVKESIKYNAFWIRDALNKYGLLIQCDENFILPKREIKLKGIEVKLDNTSTPNQLILLLKESKDWEIFLVLCNDLINVMKQNEKEIIVKVMKRLVRWQKLLQRTTLNLLSKEEQMGLFSELKILKDYLIPRYGYSRSINSWVGALGDKQDFLLENLAIEIKSYRITSGNSVWISSKEQLNSEKNPLYLVACAINEIYKGETIVDLVNSITGAIDDNNLLEEFMEKVELYGYIPEIQKDSLSKFSMEQINVFEVREEFPKIHYDHVSPLITNLKYRIDLSGCSQFKVKVDEILI; encoded by the coding sequence ATGATGAAATTGGTGACTATGATGAATAATCCTTGGACGGAATTAAATTATTTAAATAAAATCAGGGTTAAAGAGTCTATCAAGTACAATGCTTTTTGGATCAGAGATGCTTTAAATAAATATGGCTTATTAATACAATGTGATGAAAACTTTATTCTTCCGAAAAGAGAAATTAAGTTAAAGGGCATTGAGGTTAAACTTGATAATACATCTACACCCAACCAGCTAATTCTACTATTAAAGGAATCAAAGGATTGGGAAATTTTTTTAGTGCTATGCAATGATTTGATTAATGTCATGAAGCAAAACGAAAAAGAAATAATTGTAAAAGTTATGAAACGTTTAGTTAGATGGCAAAAGTTACTTCAAAGAACTACTTTGAACTTACTATCAAAAGAAGAACAGATGGGATTATTCAGTGAATTAAAGATATTAAAAGACTACTTAATCCCTAGATATGGTTACAGTAGGAGTATAAATAGCTGGGTAGGAGCTTTAGGAGATAAGCAGGATTTTTTACTAGAAAATTTAGCAATAGAGATAAAATCGTATAGAATAACATCCGGTAATTCTGTATGGATTTCTTCAAAAGAGCAGTTAAATTCAGAAAAAAATCCATTATATCTGGTTGCATGTGCAATTAATGAAATATACAAAGGGGAGACAATCGTAGATTTAGTTAACTCAATAACCGGAGCGATAGACGATAATAATTTACTAGAGGAGTTTATGGAGAAAGTAGAACTATATGGCTATATTCCGGAGATTCAGAAAGATTCTTTATCAAAATTCTCTATGGAACAAATAAATGTTTTTGAAGTTAGAGAGGAGTTCCCTAAAATACACTATGATCATGTTTCACCACTAATTACTAACTTGAAGTATAGAATTGATTTGTCGGGTTGTTCACAATTCAAGGTTAAAGTAGATGAAATTTTAATATAA
- a CDS encoding AIPR family protein: MITMEEFHSDFLQSIFSDSESRGLMKAQSFFELVCEDLMQVGDLTNNYEAAEFIKTGCEVYGYDFDEERKTFSLINFQFFQDDTIDTLTKQQVTTKFKRLKKFGELSMQGLHYDLEETSDAYSLAFTINRNVQNNLIDKFRLIVLTDGKMTKTISSIPNDLVNNIPCEHKIIDINYLYAIYKSENTSGSYDIDLKVPYIVVPSNSDEYQSYLGILDGNQLFDIYDVYGQKLLEQNVRTFLQFRGGVNKGIRNTIQFKPDMFFAYNNGITATATHVETKDGYITKITDFQIVNGGQTTSAIYAAKKNAKLDISKVSVQMKLSVVNNIEKKSEFVSNVSQFANTQNKVNKSDFFSNSPFHKEMKDYSKRIWVATREGSQKRTHWFYERVRGEYLNEQAYLTPAKRRQFQIENPKHQLIDKTFLAKSENSWDRKPHVVSKGAQYSFEEFANSVTDTLEKNQMAITEKYFKDAISRVILFRTTEKIVSKAPWYENAFRAQTVTYSIALLSHMLHKKKLFLDFGKVWDEQRLPIELAELMKVITRMVYENITNPPPGSANISQWCKKELCWKDICNIELDLSPLRNLVITTEEEKFEIKSEKQQKELDSGIEIQTFVVKTNFEVWSQLLSYYISTKSLGTLTITQRDILKKYTEGKIPLPSEKQAKVLYALYQRALKEGWEVVDDKSIT, encoded by the coding sequence ATGATAACAATGGAAGAGTTCCATTCAGATTTCTTACAATCAATATTTTCTGACTCCGAAAGTCGGGGATTAATGAAGGCTCAGTCATTTTTTGAATTAGTCTGTGAAGATTTGATGCAAGTTGGCGATTTAACCAATAATTACGAGGCTGCAGAATTTATAAAAACTGGTTGTGAGGTATATGGGTACGATTTTGATGAAGAAAGAAAGACATTTTCATTAATAAATTTTCAGTTTTTTCAAGATGATACAATCGATACATTAACGAAGCAACAAGTAACTACAAAGTTTAAACGATTAAAAAAGTTCGGAGAATTAAGTATGCAAGGTCTTCATTATGACTTAGAGGAAACTTCTGATGCTTATTCGCTAGCATTTACAATAAATCGAAATGTGCAAAATAATTTGATAGATAAATTTCGATTAATCGTTTTAACAGATGGAAAAATGACTAAAACAATATCTAGCATACCAAATGATTTAGTAAACAATATTCCATGCGAACATAAAATTATTGATATAAACTATTTATATGCTATTTATAAATCTGAGAACACTTCAGGTTCTTACGATATTGACTTAAAAGTTCCTTATATAGTGGTGCCAAGTAATTCAGATGAGTATCAATCTTATTTAGGGATTTTAGATGGGAACCAATTATTTGATATTTATGACGTATATGGTCAAAAATTGTTAGAGCAAAATGTTCGTACTTTTTTACAATTTAGAGGCGGAGTTAATAAAGGTATACGTAATACTATTCAATTTAAACCAGATATGTTTTTCGCATATAACAATGGAATTACAGCTACTGCTACTCATGTTGAAACTAAAGACGGGTATATCACAAAAATTACAGATTTCCAAATTGTGAATGGTGGTCAAACGACTTCCGCTATCTATGCAGCAAAAAAGAACGCGAAGTTGGACATTTCTAAAGTGTCAGTTCAAATGAAATTATCAGTAGTAAATAATATTGAGAAAAAAAGTGAGTTTGTATCGAATGTATCTCAATTTGCAAATACCCAGAACAAAGTAAACAAATCAGACTTCTTCTCAAATAGTCCATTCCATAAGGAAATGAAGGATTACTCAAAACGTATATGGGTAGCTACTCGTGAAGGCTCTCAAAAGCGTACACATTGGTTTTATGAAAGAGTACGTGGAGAATATTTAAATGAGCAAGCTTACTTAACTCCAGCAAAGAGAAGACAGTTTCAAATTGAAAATCCGAAGCATCAGCTTATTGATAAGACTTTCTTAGCAAAAAGTGAAAATTCTTGGGATCGAAAACCCCATGTTGTTTCAAAGGGTGCACAGTATAGTTTCGAAGAATTTGCAAACTCTGTTACAGATACACTTGAAAAGAATCAAATGGCGATAACAGAAAAATATTTTAAGGATGCGATATCTAGGGTAATTTTGTTCCGTACGACCGAAAAGATTGTGTCAAAAGCTCCATGGTATGAGAATGCTTTTAGGGCGCAAACAGTTACCTATTCAATTGCATTACTTTCCCACATGCTTCACAAAAAGAAATTGTTTTTAGATTTTGGTAAAGTGTGGGATGAACAAAGACTACCAATTGAGTTAGCAGAATTAATGAAAGTTATAACCAGGATGGTTTATGAAAATATTACAAATCCACCACCAGGTTCAGCGAATATATCACAGTGGTGTAAGAAAGAATTATGCTGGAAGGATATTTGTAATATTGAATTAGATTTATCACCACTAAGAAATTTAGTGATTACAACAGAAGAAGAAAAATTTGAAATTAAATCTGAGAAGCAGCAAAAAGAATTAGATAGTGGGATTGAAATACAGACATTCGTAGTAAAAACTAATTTTGAAGTGTGGTCTCAACTATTAAGCTATTACATTAGTACAAAAAGCCTTGGTACACTAACAATTACTCAGAGAGATATTTTAAAAAAATATACAGAAGGCAAAATTCCATTACCATCTGAAAAACAGGCAAAAGTGCTTTATGCTTTGTATCAGAGAGCTCTGAAAGAAGGGTGGGAAGTTGTGGATGACAAGTCAATAACATAA
- a CDS encoding ATP-binding protein, with product MHTEVVKPIVSNFIKSLRDIGYSFEVAVADVLDNSITAKAKNIQIVCIPNPNTVFTILDDGNGMSNDELIDAMRLATNDPDSTREETDLGRFGLGLKTASFSQCTDLTVISKKDGIVSIKQWDLNFISRENEWLLITPDIKQFEKIPLFDVFMKQDCGTLVVWRGIDTFTEANIPSKVDILRNHLSLVFHCFLEGIVPGKKALSISVNGHQLEPFNPFNPKHIATQQLTPEKIKYMDGEIIIQPYILPHHSKLSQEQFEKYATKDGYTKSQGFYLYRAHRLLIYGTWWGMHRANDAHKLVRIKIDIPNNQDTAWGIDIKKSFANPDTELKNDLKRIIQQVTVKGSRPYTGRGKKIEDKSTTRFWELMADNKEIKFAINRLHPIIKSLENTLDDDQQHLLNVILMGVEGYLPLDAIVAQLNTNPLNVKQDSLIDEVQIKALVENWRAGGISEDFIKQLLRTEVYKNREDYFKYASNGR from the coding sequence ATGCATACAGAAGTTGTAAAGCCAATAGTATCTAATTTTATTAAATCCTTAAGAGATATTGGATATTCATTTGAAGTTGCAGTAGCGGATGTACTAGATAATAGTATTACTGCAAAAGCAAAAAATATTCAGATAGTTTGTATTCCGAACCCCAATACAGTGTTTACAATATTGGATGATGGCAATGGCATGTCTAATGATGAGCTTATAGATGCCATGCGTTTAGCTACAAATGATCCTGACTCAACCAGAGAAGAAACTGACTTAGGTCGTTTTGGGCTAGGGTTAAAAACGGCTTCATTTTCCCAATGTACTGACTTAACTGTTATCTCAAAAAAAGATGGAATAGTTTCTATTAAGCAGTGGGATTTGAATTTTATCTCGCGAGAAAACGAATGGCTCCTCATCACTCCTGATATTAAGCAATTTGAAAAGATACCTTTATTCGATGTTTTTATGAAACAAGATTGTGGAACTTTAGTCGTTTGGCGGGGTATAGATACTTTTACTGAAGCTAATATACCGAGTAAGGTGGATATACTAAGAAACCATCTGTCATTAGTATTTCATTGTTTTTTAGAAGGAATTGTGCCAGGCAAGAAAGCATTAAGTATTTCTGTAAATGGTCATCAACTTGAACCGTTTAATCCGTTTAATCCAAAACATATAGCAACTCAACAATTAACGCCTGAAAAAATAAAGTATATGGATGGAGAAATTATAATACAGCCATATATTTTACCACACCATTCTAAACTGTCACAGGAACAATTTGAAAAGTATGCTACGAAAGATGGTTATACAAAGTCTCAAGGTTTTTATTTATACAGAGCCCACAGATTACTTATATATGGTACCTGGTGGGGGATGCACAGGGCAAACGATGCCCATAAACTTGTTAGAATCAAAATAGATATTCCTAATAACCAAGATACTGCTTGGGGTATTGATATTAAGAAATCTTTTGCTAATCCTGATACTGAACTTAAAAACGACTTAAAGCGTATTATCCAACAAGTAACAGTAAAAGGTTCACGACCCTATACAGGTAGAGGGAAAAAAATCGAAGATAAATCAACAACGCGCTTTTGGGAGTTGATGGCCGATAATAAAGAAATAAAATTTGCAATTAATAGATTACATCCAATTATCAAAAGCCTTGAGAACACGTTAGATGATGACCAACAACACTTGTTAAACGTTATTTTGATGGGAGTAGAAGGTTACCTTCCTTTGGATGCTATAGTAGCACAATTAAATACCAACCCATTGAATGTAAAACAAGATTCATTAATAGATGAGGTACAAATAAAAGCCCTTGTGGAAAATTGGCGTGCCGGCGGTATTAGTGAGGATTTTATTAAGCAATTGTTAAGAACGGAAGTATATAAAAATAGGGAGGATTATTTTAAATATGCCAGCAACGGGAGATAA
- a CDS encoding DNA cytosine methyltransferase — MGKLKVIDLFAGAGGLSAGFEQTDSFEVIAAIENNKNARKTFRRNHKSLRKEFFFRDIKDLKYEQINELKKIGIDIVIGGPPCQGFSNANRQKNTLISINNQLVKDYINVIENLNPKAFLMENVNTMRSEKHKFFKANHEKEELERLDIKLVNETIVIGKKMKLTLLLIEFLNQQDINFSEFLLDEEIFSKLNAIQRKNNIKEYFNKDNNSRYFKKILTKWNELHNYWCDDYKENWKKLREELADILLSGIESGGFLDRLKEIVEVQRILMKYREIKDNDIFYKNITIVNENITVEVQTYNVFEYVKKRLKKLRYKINEDDKYILNAANYGVPQQRRRLFIIGVREDLVKKGRRVTLPEPILTNEEEFFNISIAISDLETLPTSTMIDSPPVPIKKQNLISRNSLVNYYRENNNGYLYNHVRTETRETALKRFRSLQPGQNFHDLTDELKSTYTDYSRTQNTVYKRLDYEEIAGTVLNVRKSMWIHPSLDRAVTIREAARLQSFQDNFIFEGTKDAQYQQVGNAVPPLLARFIAESLLNALGENPKVEAVDMLNINNKLEEIVI; from the coding sequence ATGGGCAAACTCAAAGTAATTGATTTATTTGCAGGTGCAGGTGGATTGAGTGCTGGATTTGAGCAAACAGATTCATTTGAAGTCATTGCAGCAATCGAAAATAATAAAAATGCCAGAAAAACATTTAGAAGAAATCATAAAAGCTTAAGGAAAGAATTTTTTTTTAGAGATATAAAAGATCTTAAATATGAGCAAATTAATGAATTAAAAAAAATAGGAATAGATATTGTAATAGGTGGTCCACCATGTCAGGGCTTTTCAAATGCTAATCGTCAAAAGAATACACTTATATCCATAAATAACCAACTTGTAAAAGATTATATAAATGTGATTGAAAACCTAAATCCAAAAGCATTTTTAATGGAAAATGTAAATACGATGCGATCGGAAAAGCATAAGTTCTTTAAAGCAAATCATGAAAAAGAAGAGCTTGAAAGATTGGATATAAAGCTAGTGAATGAAACAATTGTAATTGGGAAAAAAATGAAATTAACTCTTTTGCTCATTGAGTTTCTAAATCAACAAGATATTAATTTTAGTGAATTTTTATTAGATGAAGAAATTTTTTCAAAATTAAACGCAATTCAACGAAAAAACAATATAAAAGAATACTTTAACAAAGATAATAATTCACGCTATTTCAAAAAAATATTAACAAAATGGAACGAATTACACAATTATTGGTGTGATGACTATAAAGAAAATTGGAAAAAGTTAAGAGAGGAACTAGCAGATATTTTGTTGTCGGGGATAGAAAGCGGTGGATTTCTAGATAGGTTAAAAGAAATTGTAGAAGTACAAAGGATATTAATGAAGTATAGGGAAATTAAAGATAATGATATATTCTATAAAAATATAACGATAGTTAATGAGAATATTACTGTTGAAGTACAAACGTATAATGTATTTGAGTATGTAAAGAAAAGGTTGAAAAAATTAAGGTATAAGATTAACGAAGATGATAAATATATTTTAAATGCAGCAAATTATGGGGTCCCACAACAAAGAAGACGTCTATTTATAATTGGAGTTCGGGAAGATTTAGTAAAAAAAGGACGAAGGGTAACATTACCTGAACCAATATTAACTAATGAAGAAGAGTTTTTTAATATTTCGATTGCGATAAGTGACTTGGAAACCCTCCCTACTAGTACGATGATAGATTCACCACCAGTTCCTATTAAGAAACAGAATTTAATAAGTAGAAATTCATTAGTAAATTATTATCGCGAAAATAATAATGGATACTTGTATAACCATGTAAGAACTGAAACTCGTGAAACTGCCTTAAAGCGTTTTCGTTCGTTGCAACCCGGACAAAATTTTCATGACTTAACAGATGAACTGAAATCTACCTATACTGATTATAGTAGAACGCAAAATACAGTTTATAAAAGACTAGATTATGAAGAAATTGCAGGGACAGTTTTGAATGTAAGGAAATCTATGTGGATACATCCAAGCCTTGATCGTGCAGTGACAATTAGGGAGGCTGCCAGATTACAATCATTTCAAGATAACTTTATATTTGAAGGTACAAAAGATGCACAATATCAACAAGTGGGAAATGCTGTACCACCATTATTAGCTAGATTTATTGCAGAAAGTCTATTAAATGCACTAGGGGAAAATCCAAAAGTTGAGGCAGTTGATATGCTAAATATAAACAATAAACTGGAGGAAATTGTTATTTGA
- a CDS encoding DUF2075 domain-containing protein, whose product MIVYEATKNEFLNDVFDDELVNNICSNFEQKVGRINKAEVRSWDNSMQYMYRVLSDREIPDNAGVAIEFRIPHTSKRVDFLITGSDQESRQSIVVVELKQWEKVEKIAGKEAIVKTAMNRGLVETTHPSYQAWSYAALIKDYNENAQKEDMNLYPCAYLHNYLNAGEEDPLTDSIYDYYIEQAPVFIKGDSGKLRDFIKRNIKYGDSKEILYKIEKGRIRPSKSLQDALNNMLQGNREFIMIDDQKVVYETALQLANDAVRKNTKQVLVVEGGPGTGKSVLAINLLVEATNRSLVSQYVTKNAAPRNIYATKLKQNFRKGHIDNLFTGSGSFINAPENEFDVLIVDEAHRLNEKSGLFSNLGENQMKEIIKASKLAIFFIDERQRVTLKDAGSIDAIEQFSKELGAPITRVNLESQFRCNGSDGYLSWIDDVLQIRETANANYLGTSYDFRIYSDPTELRKEIEKLNKQNNKARLVAGYCWNWIKEGKADTNFHDIEIPEFDFSMSWNLNNSDTWAIDETSVNEIGCIHTCQGLEFDYVGVIIGDDLIYRDGDVITDHTKRAKKDNSLKGLKKMLKEDRMKGEKLADEIIRNTYRTLMTRGQKGCFIYCTDKELENYFRERIADIQYNYQENEFFRPTSQVAEDGERY is encoded by the coding sequence ATGATCGTATACGAGGCGACGAAGAATGAGTTCTTGAATGATGTGTTTGATGATGAGCTTGTTAACAATATATGCAGTAACTTTGAACAGAAGGTTGGTCGCATTAATAAGGCTGAGGTGCGGTCTTGGGATAACTCGATGCAGTATATGTATCGGGTGCTTAGTGATCGTGAAATTCCTGACAATGCGGGTGTTGCGATTGAGTTTCGGATTCCACATACATCAAAGCGCGTGGACTTTCTTATTACTGGGTCGGATCAGGAGTCTCGTCAATCGATTGTTGTCGTTGAGTTAAAGCAATGGGAAAAGGTAGAAAAGATTGCAGGGAAGGAAGCGATTGTTAAAACAGCGATGAATAGAGGACTAGTGGAAACAACACATCCTTCCTATCAAGCTTGGTCGTATGCTGCGCTTATCAAAGACTACAATGAAAATGCACAGAAAGAGGACATGAACCTGTACCCTTGTGCTTACTTACATAACTATCTGAATGCGGGAGAAGAGGATCCGTTAACGGATTCGATATACGATTATTACATAGAGCAAGCTCCAGTTTTTATTAAAGGGGATTCTGGTAAGCTACGGGACTTTATTAAGCGAAATATCAAGTATGGAGATAGTAAAGAGATTTTGTATAAGATAGAAAAAGGTCGTATTCGTCCTTCTAAATCGTTGCAGGATGCTCTAAATAATATGCTTCAAGGAAATCGCGAGTTTATCATGATCGATGACCAAAAGGTTGTCTATGAAACCGCACTTCAATTAGCTAATGATGCCGTTCGAAAGAATACAAAGCAGGTACTAGTTGTTGAAGGGGGACCTGGTACGGGGAAATCGGTTCTTGCTATTAACTTACTAGTTGAAGCAACGAATCGTAGTCTTGTTTCTCAATATGTCACGAAAAATGCTGCACCAAGAAACATTTATGCGACAAAGTTAAAGCAAAACTTCCGTAAAGGACATATCGATAATCTTTTTACCGGCTCTGGAAGCTTTATCAATGCTCCAGAAAACGAATTCGATGTATTAATCGTTGATGAAGCACACCGTTTAAATGAAAAATCAGGCTTGTTTAGTAATCTAGGGGAAAATCAAATGAAAGAAATTATAAAGGCTTCGAAGCTGGCGATTTTCTTTATTGATGAACGGCAACGAGTTACTCTGAAAGATGCTGGAAGTATTGATGCAATAGAACAATTTTCCAAAGAACTAGGTGCACCAATTACGAGAGTGAATCTAGAATCCCAGTTCCGCTGCAATGGGTCGGACGGTTATTTAAGCTGGATTGATGATGTCCTTCAAATACGTGAAACAGCTAATGCGAACTATTTAGGGACAAGCTATGATTTCCGCATATATTCTGACCCAACGGAATTGCGTAAAGAAATAGAAAAATTAAATAAACAAAATAATAAAGCGAGGCTAGTGGCCGGTTACTGTTGGAACTGGATCAAGGAAGGGAAGGCTGATACAAATTTCCACGACATTGAAATCCCAGAATTTGATTTTTCCATGAGCTGGAACCTCAATAACTCAGATACATGGGCCATTGATGAGACATCGGTTAATGAAATTGGCTGTATCCATACATGCCAAGGACTTGAGTTCGATTACGTCGGGGTAATTATTGGAGACGATCTCATCTATCGCGATGGTGACGTCATCACTGATCACACAAAACGAGCCAAAAAAGATAATTCATTAAAGGGATTAAAGAAAATGCTAAAGGAAGATCGGATGAAGGGAGAAAAGCTCGCGGACGAAATTATCCGAAACACCTACAGAACTCTCATGACAAGAGGACAGAAGGGCTGCTTTATTTACTGTACAGATAAGGAACTTGAGAACTACTTTAGAGAAAGAATTGCTGATATTCAATATAACTACCAAGAAAATGAGTTTTTTAGACCGACATCGCAGGTGGCGGAGGATGGGGAGAGGTATTGA